A window of the Pseudomonas furukawaii genome harbors these coding sequences:
- a CDS encoding efflux RND transporter permease subunit has translation MNLSAPFIRRPVATMLLSLAIFLLGSVSFGLLPVSPLPQMDFPVITVQASLAGASPEIMASSVTTPLERSLGSIAGINQMTSRTSQGSTRIIIEFDLDRDINGAARDVQAAINASRNLLPSGMRSMPTYRKVNPSQAPIMVLSLTSDVLEKGQLYDLASTILAQSLSQVPGVGEVQIGGSSLPAVRVELEPQLLNQYGLALDDVRSAIAAANQRRPKGAVEDAGRHWQVGASDQLEKAADYEPLILRYQDGAALRLKDVAKVRDAVEDRYNSGFYNDDSAVLLVINRQAGANIIETIERIKAQLPALQAVLPASVNLNLAMDRSPVIRATLHEAELTLVIAVSLVILVVYLFLGNLRASLIPALAVPVSLVGTFAAMYLMGFSLNVLSLMALILAAGLVVDDAIVVLENISRHINNGMAPFKAALQGTREVGFTLLSMNLSLVAVFVSILFMGGIIDRLFREFALTLAVAILVSLLVSLTLTPMLCARWLKPHVPDRDSRLQRWSEVIHVRMVAAYDRTLGVALRHPRLTLASLLLTIACNVALYVLVPKTFLPQQDTGQLIGFIRGDDGLSFTVMQPKMETFRRAVLADPAVESVAGFIGGSGGINNAFMIVRLKPIKERNISAQKVIERLRANLPKVPGGRLMLMADQDLQFGGGREQRSSQYEYVLQAGELSDLRTWMPKVTAALKSLPELTAIDANEGEGAQQITLQVDRDAAKRLGIDMAMVSSALNNAYSQRQISTIYDSLNQYQVVMEVNPKYAQDPATLQQVQLITADGQRVPLSTFARYERSLEEDRVTHEGQFAAEGISFDLAPGVNLEQATVAIERAVAAIGMPSSVIARLGGSADAFAKTQQNQPWMILAALVLVYLVLGILYESYIHPLTILSTLPSAGVGALLAILLTGGEFSLISLLGLFLLIGVVKKNAIMMIDLALQLERQDGLSPDESIRQACLLRLRPILMTTIAAILGAVPLLIGGSEGAEMRQPLGIAIIGGLVLSQLLTLYTTPVVYLYLDRLRHRFNRWRGVRSDAALETPL, from the coding sequence ATGAACCTTTCCGCCCCCTTCATCCGTCGTCCTGTCGCCACCATGCTGCTGAGCCTGGCGATCTTCCTGCTGGGCAGCGTGAGCTTCGGCCTGTTGCCGGTCTCACCGCTGCCGCAGATGGACTTCCCGGTCATCACCGTGCAGGCCAGCCTGGCGGGCGCCAGTCCGGAGATCATGGCCTCCAGCGTCACCACGCCCCTTGAACGCTCCCTGGGCTCCATCGCCGGCATCAACCAGATGACCAGCCGCACCAGCCAGGGCTCCACGCGGATCATCATCGAGTTCGACCTGGACCGGGACATCAACGGCGCCGCCCGCGACGTGCAGGCGGCCATCAACGCCTCGCGCAACCTGCTGCCCAGCGGCATGCGCAGCATGCCCACCTACAGGAAGGTGAACCCGTCCCAGGCGCCCATCATGGTGCTTTCCCTCACCTCCGACGTGCTGGAGAAGGGCCAGCTCTACGACCTGGCCTCCACCATCCTCGCCCAGAGCCTGTCCCAGGTGCCCGGCGTCGGCGAGGTGCAGATCGGCGGCAGTTCCCTGCCGGCGGTGCGCGTGGAGCTGGAGCCGCAGCTGCTCAACCAGTACGGCCTGGCCCTGGACGATGTGCGCAGCGCCATCGCCGCCGCCAACCAGCGCCGCCCGAAGGGGGCGGTGGAGGACGCCGGGCGGCACTGGCAGGTGGGCGCCAGCGACCAGCTGGAGAAGGCCGCCGACTACGAGCCGCTGATCCTCCGCTACCAGGACGGCGCGGCCCTGCGACTGAAGGACGTGGCCAAGGTCCGCGATGCCGTGGAAGACCGCTACAACAGCGGCTTCTACAACGACGACTCGGCGGTGCTGCTGGTGATCAACCGCCAGGCCGGCGCCAACATCATCGAGACCATCGAGCGCATCAAGGCGCAGTTGCCGGCCCTGCAGGCGGTGCTGCCGGCCAGCGTCAACCTGAACCTGGCCATGGACCGCTCGCCGGTGATCCGCGCCACCCTCCACGAGGCGGAGCTCACCCTGGTGATCGCCGTGTCCCTGGTGATCCTGGTGGTCTACCTGTTCCTCGGCAACCTGCGGGCTTCGCTGATCCCCGCGCTGGCGGTGCCGGTGTCCCTGGTGGGCACCTTCGCCGCCATGTACCTGATGGGTTTCTCCCTCAACGTGCTGTCCCTGATGGCGCTGATCCTGGCCGCCGGCCTGGTGGTGGACGACGCCATCGTGGTGCTGGAGAACATCTCGCGGCACATCAACAACGGCATGGCGCCCTTCAAGGCGGCGCTGCAGGGCACCCGCGAAGTGGGTTTCACCCTCTTGTCGATGAACCTGTCGCTGGTGGCGGTGTTCGTCTCCATCCTCTTCATGGGCGGCATCATCGACCGGCTGTTCCGCGAGTTCGCCCTCACCCTGGCGGTGGCCATCCTGGTCTCGCTGCTGGTGTCCCTGACCCTGACGCCGATGCTCTGCGCCCGCTGGCTGAAGCCCCACGTGCCGGATCGTGACAGCCGGCTGCAGCGCTGGAGCGAGGTGATCCACGTCCGCATGGTGGCCGCCTACGACCGCACCCTGGGGGTCGCCCTGCGCCACCCGCGCCTGACCCTGGCCAGCCTCTTGCTGACCATCGCCTGCAACGTCGCCCTCTACGTGCTGGTGCCCAAGACCTTCCTGCCCCAGCAGGACACGGGCCAGCTGATCGGCTTCATCCGGGGCGACGACGGCCTGTCCTTCACCGTGATGCAGCCGAAGATGGAAACCTTCCGCCGCGCGGTCCTCGCCGACCCGGCGGTGGAAAGCGTCGCCGGGTTCATCGGCGGCAGTGGCGGCATCAACAACGCCTTCATGATCGTGCGGCTCAAGCCCATCAAGGAACGCAACATCTCCGCCCAGAAGGTCATCGAGCGGCTGCGCGCCAACCTGCCCAAGGTTCCCGGCGGGCGGCTGATGCTGATGGCCGACCAGGACCTGCAGTTCGGCGGCGGTCGCGAACAGCGCAGCTCCCAGTACGAGTACGTGCTGCAGGCCGGCGAGCTCTCGGATCTGCGCACCTGGATGCCGAAGGTGACCGCGGCGTTGAAGTCGCTGCCCGAACTCACCGCCATCGACGCCAACGAAGGCGAGGGCGCCCAGCAGATCACCCTGCAGGTGGACCGCGACGCCGCCAAGCGCCTGGGCATCGACATGGCCATGGTCAGCTCCGCACTGAACAACGCCTACAGCCAGCGGCAGATCTCCACCATCTACGACAGCCTGAACCAGTACCAGGTGGTGATGGAGGTCAACCCGAAATACGCCCAGGACCCGGCGACCCTGCAGCAGGTGCAACTGATCACCGCCGATGGCCAGCGGGTGCCGCTGTCCACCTTCGCCCGCTATGAGCGCAGCCTGGAGGAGGACCGGGTGACCCACGAAGGGCAGTTCGCCGCCGAGGGCATTTCCTTCGACCTCGCCCCTGGCGTCAACCTGGAGCAGGCCACCGTGGCCATCGAGCGCGCGGTGGCGGCCATCGGCATGCCCAGCTCGGTGATCGCGCGGCTGGGCGGCAGCGCCGATGCCTTCGCCAAAACCCAGCAGAACCAGCCCTGGATGATCCTCGCCGCCCTGGTGCTGGTGTACCTGGTGCTCGGCATCCTCTACGAGAGCTACATCCACCCGCTGACCATCCTCTCCACGCTGCCGTCGGCGGGCGTCGGCGCGCTGCTGGCCATCCTGCTCACCGGTGGCGAGTTCAGCCTCATCTCCCTGCTCGGGCTGTTCCTGCTCATCGGCGTGGTGAAGAAGAACGCCATCATGATGATCGACCTGGCGCTGCAACTGGAGCGCCAGGACGGATTGTCCCCGGACGAGTCGATCCGCCAGGCCTGCCTGCTGCGCCTGAGACCGATCCTGATGACCACCATCGCCGCCATCCTCGGTGCCGTGCCGCTGCTCATCGGCGGCTCCGAGGGCGCCGAGATGCGCCAGCCGCTGGGCATCGCCATCATCGGTGGCCTGGTGCTGAGCCAGTTGCTGACCCTCTACACCACCCCCGTGGTCTACCTCTACCTCGACCGCCTGCGCCATCGGTTCAATCGCTGGCGCGGCGTGCGGTCCGACGCCGCCCTGGAAACACCGCTATGA
- a CDS encoding efflux transporter outer membrane subunit, translating to MTAFATSVKPLRHAVALALAGLLLGGCAIGPDYQRPEQSVPAQFKHAEGWTLASPADLAQRGDWWTLYGDATLSDLQQRLDVSNQTLAQSVAQYRQAQALARGARSSFFPSVNLNTSKTRSGQGGGSSTVRLSDGSTVTSSGSGGISKSYDASLGVNWEIDLWGKLRRQLESDTASMEASAADLAAARLSLQSELAQNYLQLRVLDAQKRLLDATIAAYQRALTLTENQYRAGIVTRADVAQATTQLKSTQAQAIDLRYQRAQLENAIAVLVGVPPAEFSLAEVDGLPRLPNVPALLPSQLLERRPDVASAERNVMAANARIGVAKAAWFPSLSLSAAGGYRSGSLQDWITTPNRFWSIGPEFAMTLFDAGLIRSQVDQAEAAYDQTVATYRQTVLDSFREAEDYMVQLDVLEEESGVQQEALDAAREALRLVTNQYRAGTVDYTSVVTSQATALSNERTLLTLMGTRLTASVQLIAALGGGWDPERLEQVDPESEERP from the coding sequence ATGACTGCCTTCGCCACTTCCGTGAAACCCCTGCGCCACGCCGTCGCCCTGGCCCTGGCCGGCCTGCTGCTCGGCGGTTGCGCCATCGGTCCGGACTACCAGCGGCCCGAACAGTCGGTGCCCGCCCAGTTCAAGCATGCCGAGGGCTGGACCCTGGCCAGCCCGGCGGACCTGGCCCAGCGCGGCGACTGGTGGACGTTGTACGGCGACGCCACGCTGAGCGATTTGCAGCAGCGCCTGGACGTTTCCAACCAGACGCTGGCCCAGTCCGTGGCGCAGTACCGTCAGGCCCAGGCGCTGGCCCGTGGCGCCCGCTCGTCCTTCTTTCCCTCGGTCAACCTCAACACCAGCAAGACCCGCTCGGGGCAGGGCGGCGGCAGCAGCACGGTGCGCCTGTCCGACGGCTCCACCGTCACCAGTTCGGGCAGCGGCGGCATCTCCAAGAGCTACGACGCCAGCCTCGGCGTGAACTGGGAGATCGACCTCTGGGGCAAGCTGCGTCGCCAGCTGGAATCCGACACCGCCAGCATGGAAGCCAGCGCCGCCGACCTGGCCGCCGCCCGCCTCAGCCTGCAGTCGGAGCTGGCGCAGAACTACCTGCAACTGCGTGTGCTGGACGCCCAGAAGCGCCTGCTGGACGCCACCATCGCGGCCTACCAGCGGGCCCTGACCCTGACCGAGAACCAGTACAGGGCCGGTATCGTCACCCGCGCCGACGTGGCCCAGGCCACCACCCAGCTGAAGAGCACCCAGGCCCAGGCCATCGACCTCAGGTACCAGCGGGCGCAGCTGGAGAACGCCATTGCCGTGCTGGTGGGCGTTCCCCCGGCGGAGTTCAGCCTGGCCGAGGTGGACGGCCTCCCCAGGCTGCCGAACGTCCCCGCGTTGCTGCCCTCGCAACTGCTGGAGCGGCGCCCGGACGTGGCCTCGGCCGAGCGCAACGTGATGGCCGCCAACGCCCGGATCGGCGTCGCCAAGGCCGCCTGGTTCCCCAGCCTCAGCCTGAGCGCCGCCGGCGGCTATCGCAGCGGCAGCCTCCAGGACTGGATCACCACCCCGAACCGCTTCTGGTCCATCGGGCCTGAGTTCGCCATGACCCTGTTCGACGCGGGCCTGATCCGCTCCCAGGTGGACCAGGCGGAAGCCGCCTACGACCAGACCGTGGCGACCTACCGCCAGACCGTCCTCGACAGCTTCCGCGAAGCGGAGGACTACATGGTCCAGCTGGACGTGCTGGAGGAGGAGAGTGGGGTGCAGCAGGAGGCCCTGGACGCCGCCCGCGAAGCCCTGCGCCTGGTCACCAACCAGTACCGCGCCGGTACCGTCGACTACACCAGCGTGGTCACCAGCCAGGCCACCGCCCTCAGCAACGAACGCACCCTGCTCACCCTGATGGGCACCCGCCTGACCGCCAGCGTCCAGCTCATCGCCGCCCTGGGCGGAGGCTGGGACCCGGAGCGGCTGGAACAGGTGGATCCGGAGTCCGAGGAACGGCCCTGA
- the tnpC gene encoding IS66 family transposase: MKSGADSLPDDPVLLKQMLLLAHGKVAQLQEQVALLRHKLFSPKSERSPEDADSPQLAMFNEAEELLEEPAGGSSEAEAEEVVAPVKRRGKRKPLPANLPRVDVIHELPEYERTCTCGACKQVIGEETSEQLEIIPMQVRVIRHIRKTYACKACETAPVTADKPAQLIEKSLASPSVLAMLLTTKYADGIPLYRFEKMLSRHGIDIPRQTLARWVIQSGEQLQPLLNLMRDQLLGYPVLHCDETRLQVLHEPGRDPTAQSWMWVQSGGPPEKPVVLFDYSTSRAQDVPLHLLEGFSGYLMTDDYAGYNAVAAQTGIERLACWAHARRKFIDAQKVQPKGKIGRADMALNLINKLYGIERDLKEANDSERLVARQQRSQPLLDQLKAWLDKTQPQVAAQNALGKAVNYLASNWSRLVRYVEGGHLPIDNNRAENAIRPFVIGRKNWLFSDTPKGATASAQIYSLIETAKANGQEPYAWLRYILERLPLANSIEDFEALLPWNCPPTNAS, from the coding sequence ATGAAATCCGGCGCTGACTCCCTTCCCGACGACCCCGTTCTGCTCAAGCAGATGCTGCTGTTGGCGCACGGAAAGGTGGCGCAACTCCAAGAGCAGGTTGCTCTGCTGCGCCACAAACTGTTCTCGCCAAAGTCCGAGCGCAGTCCCGAGGATGCCGACTCCCCGCAGCTGGCCATGTTCAACGAGGCTGAGGAGTTGCTCGAAGAGCCTGCTGGCGGATCGAGTGAAGCCGAGGCCGAAGAAGTCGTCGCCCCCGTGAAGCGACGTGGCAAGCGCAAGCCTCTTCCGGCTAACTTGCCGCGCGTGGATGTCATCCACGAGCTGCCTGAGTACGAGCGCACCTGTACCTGCGGCGCCTGCAAACAGGTGATCGGCGAGGAAACCAGCGAGCAGCTGGAAATCATCCCGATGCAGGTGCGGGTCATTCGCCATATCCGCAAGACCTATGCCTGCAAGGCCTGCGAAACCGCCCCGGTCACCGCTGACAAACCGGCGCAACTGATTGAGAAAAGCCTGGCCAGTCCCAGCGTGCTGGCCATGCTGCTGACCACCAAGTACGCCGATGGCATCCCGCTGTATCGTTTCGAGAAGATGCTCAGCCGCCACGGCATCGACATCCCCCGCCAGACCCTGGCGCGCTGGGTGATCCAGTCCGGCGAACAGCTACAACCCTTGCTCAACCTGATGCGCGACCAGTTGCTGGGCTACCCGGTGCTGCACTGCGACGAAACCCGGCTCCAGGTACTGCATGAGCCCGGGCGCGATCCCACGGCGCAGTCCTGGATGTGGGTGCAGAGCGGCGGCCCGCCGGAGAAACCTGTCGTCCTGTTCGACTACAGCACCAGCCGTGCGCAGGACGTGCCGTTGCACCTGCTCGAAGGCTTCAGCGGCTACCTGATGACCGACGACTATGCCGGCTACAACGCCGTGGCCGCGCAAACGGGGATCGAGCGTCTGGCCTGCTGGGCCCATGCCCGGCGCAAGTTCATCGACGCGCAGAAGGTGCAGCCCAAGGGCAAGATCGGGCGTGCCGACATGGCCTTGAACCTGATCAACAAGCTCTACGGCATCGAGCGCGACCTGAAGGAGGCTAACGACAGCGAACGCCTCGTAGCTCGTCAGCAACGTAGTCAGCCACTGCTCGATCAACTCAAGGCCTGGCTGGACAAGACTCAGCCGCAGGTCGCCGCGCAGAACGCCCTGGGCAAGGCGGTGAACTACCTGGCCAGCAACTGGAGCCGGCTCGTGCGCTATGTCGAAGGCGGACATCTGCCCATCGACAACAACCGCGCGGAGAACGCCATCCGCCCGTTCGTCATCGGGCGCAAGAACTGGCTGTTCAGCGACACGCCCAAAGGCGCTACGGCCAGCGCGCAGATCTACAGCCTGATCGAAACCGCCAAGGCCAACGGGCAGGAGCCCTATGCCTGGCTGCGCTACATCCTCGAACGCCTGCCGTTGGCCAATAGCATCGAAGACTTCGAAGCCCTGCTGCCGTGGAACTGCCCACCGACAAACGCATCCTGA
- the tnpB gene encoding IS66 family insertion sequence element accessory protein TnpB (TnpB, as the term is used for proteins encoded by IS66 family insertion elements, is considered an accessory protein, since TnpC, encoded by a neighboring gene, is a DDE family transposase.), producing the protein MMRPDAKVKAVYLYPKPVDFRKSIDGLAALVELDIKVAVFDPVLFVFLNKTRNRVKILYWERNGFCLWLKRLQAERFKTKPDAEEPIVLTVRELNQLLAGFDLWGNQPHKVLTPRFVS; encoded by the coding sequence ATGATGCGTCCGGACGCCAAGGTCAAAGCCGTCTACCTCTATCCAAAGCCGGTCGACTTCCGGAAATCCATTGATGGTCTGGCGGCCTTGGTGGAGTTGGATATCAAGGTGGCCGTGTTCGATCCGGTGTTGTTCGTCTTCCTCAACAAGACGCGCAATCGGGTGAAGATCCTCTACTGGGAACGCAACGGTTTCTGCCTGTGGCTCAAGCGTTTGCAGGCTGAGCGCTTCAAGACCAAGCCCGATGCGGAGGAACCCATCGTGTTGACGGTGCGGGAACTGAATCAGTTGTTGGCAGGTTTCGACCTCTGGGGGAACCAGCCACACAAAGTGCTGACCCCACGTTTTGTAAGCTGA
- a CDS encoding ATP-binding cassette domain-containing protein translates to MTSFSKKFLEVKLIDFAHKKNKIFNAASMKISEREIIGILGPNGSGKTTLFDLICNISKPNSGLIYNTFERQSYLSQTITTPPLLKMHEIFTMASSLTCEDRYPETQTLNKLKKLAPEIVGRYNELLKKKSAICSYGEKRWFFALLALTNGSDLVILDEPTAGVDPEFRHYIWKCIKGFSMDGGAVLVSSHNTEEIIQNCTCFYMISNKKLKKYMSKDSFLSAYHTKTLDEAFIAAASAH, encoded by the coding sequence ATGACCTCTTTCTCAAAGAAATTCCTTGAAGTCAAACTTATAGATTTCGCCCACAAGAAAAATAAAATATTTAATGCAGCCTCAATGAAAATCTCAGAGAGGGAGATCATCGGAATACTAGGCCCTAATGGCTCCGGAAAAACCACGCTTTTCGACCTAATATGCAACATTTCAAAACCAAACTCAGGACTCATCTACAACACGTTCGAGAGACAGTCTTACCTTTCCCAAACAATAACAACACCGCCACTTCTTAAAATGCATGAAATTTTTACAATGGCTTCCTCCCTTACTTGCGAGGATCGCTATCCAGAAACACAAACCTTGAATAAATTAAAGAAATTAGCTCCCGAAATAGTCGGCAGATACAATGAACTTCTAAAAAAGAAATCAGCAATCTGCAGCTACGGTGAAAAGAGATGGTTTTTCGCGTTGCTCGCCCTTACAAATGGATCTGATCTTGTGATTCTTGACGAACCAACAGCAGGTGTTGACCCTGAGTTCAGACATTACATTTGGAAGTGCATAAAAGGGTTCTCAATGGACGGCGGTGCAGTTTTGGTATCATCACATAACACGGAAGAAATTATTCAAAACTGCACATGCTTCTACATGATAAGTAACAAGAAACTCAAAAAATACATGAGCAAAGATTCATTTCTTAGTGCATACCATACGAAAACATTGGATGAAGCCTTTATAGCGGCTGCGTCTGCTCATTGA
- a CDS encoding YcaO-like family protein: MNIANQSIFLTSPNILQLQPSAVKELPPSLEVYDSWRNIGAGIGRSGSWYSTAIGEYFERRHFNAEVPYTKKALLGEYLDQDETNSFASAFIQTSKEGITSILSHRFHITEVFRLKDFSKCGIPSITLSLGARNYFEDNRFYPRRDTCGSSFHLGLESSLLGAIKEILERNFLLRFWLTNKCSEIYSKEHIEKVLSNQETYSLFNLLSKHGNLKAFNISDPIFPGECALVIYGAHSNSSTVRYCAGMSYASSSGDALNKSLLELWQTFRFLNLFETGFQDTSTIKDPYQRHFIKCNSISTYEEISNPHVDQPRPKNHKHKITLQNLVESIESLGASGFLYVKEETNSEGRMHYSRFVSPDFFMHMNNAEAFNLENLYSRRFLTDILKRRLGKMVPFP, translated from the coding sequence ATGAACATTGCAAATCAGTCTATTTTTTTAACCTCTCCTAACATCCTTCAACTCCAACCTTCTGCAGTTAAAGAATTACCCCCTTCTCTTGAGGTGTACGATTCATGGAGAAATATTGGTGCAGGTATAGGTCGCTCCGGTTCATGGTATTCAACGGCTATCGGTGAGTACTTCGAGCGACGGCACTTTAACGCTGAAGTACCCTACACCAAAAAAGCACTACTTGGCGAATACCTCGACCAAGACGAGACAAACAGCTTCGCATCCGCCTTCATACAAACAAGCAAAGAGGGAATTACATCAATACTGAGCCATAGATTTCATATAACAGAAGTATTTCGACTAAAGGACTTTTCAAAATGCGGAATCCCATCCATCACTCTATCCCTTGGCGCAAGAAACTATTTTGAAGACAATAGGTTTTATCCGCGCAGAGACACCTGCGGATCAAGCTTTCACTTAGGACTGGAAAGTTCGCTACTAGGAGCAATAAAGGAGATCCTGGAGAGAAATTTTCTATTGAGATTCTGGCTAACAAACAAATGCTCAGAAATCTACTCAAAAGAACACATAGAAAAAGTACTCTCAAACCAAGAAACTTATAGCCTCTTCAATTTGCTTTCAAAGCATGGAAACCTGAAAGCATTCAACATATCCGACCCAATCTTTCCTGGCGAGTGCGCACTAGTTATATATGGCGCACACTCCAACTCCTCCACGGTCAGATACTGCGCAGGAATGTCATACGCTTCCTCTTCCGGCGACGCCCTGAATAAATCACTTCTAGAACTATGGCAAACTTTTCGATTCTTGAACTTATTTGAAACAGGCTTTCAAGACACGTCAACCATCAAGGATCCCTACCAGAGACACTTCATAAAATGCAACTCCATCTCTACTTACGAAGAAATATCAAATCCACATGTCGATCAACCACGACCAAAAAATCACAAACATAAAATCACCCTCCAGAACCTTGTAGAATCCATTGAGAGTTTAGGCGCCAGTGGCTTCTTGTATGTAAAAGAGGAGACAAACTCAGAAGGCAGAATGCACTACTCTCGCTTTGTATCACCGGACTTTTTTATGCACATGAACAACGCGGAGGCATTCAACCTGGAGAATTTGTACTCCAGGCGATTTTTGACTGACATCTTGAAAAGACGCCTTGGAAAAATGGTTCCATTTCCTTGA
- a CDS encoding SagB/ThcOx family dehydrogenase: MSTIPHDYYLKFCEGKVLENIHEFHYQGNYLIHQALSDYSYLHNIQEKDLEKLTGNELSLYPGLDVSCGQYSRNEEELIEQLKRERSCANFIRKDLSFETIKRLCSPLLTVDENYYRGYPSGGALYPVETFIFSLGSPQDWPCDERVLHLLNRKKTFEPIQETSNTERLTEAILPHGSNIGTPSAAIIFVAYIPKTSFKYRYRGYRLALMEAGSMYMLLDLNSKALGLKNRVWSGYSDVMICKHLGLNPTLFFPMAVQFFGYQA, from the coding sequence ATGAGCACAATCCCCCACGACTATTATCTAAAGTTCTGTGAAGGAAAAGTTCTAGAAAACATCCATGAATTTCACTATCAAGGAAACTATTTAATACACCAAGCCCTTTCCGACTATTCGTATCTACACAACATACAGGAAAAGGATTTGGAAAAACTCACCGGAAACGAACTTAGCCTTTACCCTGGACTAGATGTATCCTGCGGCCAATACTCGCGAAACGAAGAAGAATTAATTGAACAACTGAAAAGGGAAAGATCCTGCGCTAATTTCATCAGGAAAGACTTGAGCTTTGAGACCATCAAGCGACTTTGCAGCCCCCTCTTAACAGTTGACGAGAATTATTACCGTGGCTATCCAAGTGGTGGAGCCCTTTATCCGGTGGAAACCTTTATATTTTCACTAGGCAGTCCGCAAGATTGGCCATGTGATGAGAGAGTACTTCACCTCTTGAACAGGAAGAAAACATTTGAGCCAATCCAAGAAACCTCCAATACAGAGAGATTGACTGAAGCAATTCTTCCCCATGGATCGAATATAGGAACGCCAAGTGCCGCAATAATATTCGTTGCGTACATCCCCAAAACATCTTTCAAATATAGATATAGAGGATACAGACTAGCACTAATGGAGGCAGGCTCGATGTACATGCTCCTCGACTTGAACTCTAAGGCTCTCGGACTAAAAAACAGAGTCTGGTCTGGGTACTCCGATGTCATGATATGTAAACACCTAGGACTAAATCCAACTCTATTTTTCCCAATGGCAGTCCAATTCTTTGGGTACCAAGCATGA
- a CDS encoding McbB family protein, translated as MTINSTDFDLAITKKAALITTQKGIFRITSPEIIKALEWIKNQTAETNIEEIDLSEKYNLTKNDWEDFLIATFPHSIRKPSYFSGATFITEEKSSLFYCKEIITSETRCKITYLTAAQDTSQQKCEKRYFVISALNYNYSDLKKKFFSLASSNPDSAISVIYSNGESIYISAPFIPSIGNPCHFCLIDKIIAFEKNSPRGGWSKLLNHFIKQHEPIPLRRFTAYQRALTSGAIAKKINLHTQGSLTFRTQDCNLPNLAINLHSGESSEETIPHWTMCDCLRTP; from the coding sequence ATGACAATAAACTCAACCGACTTCGACCTAGCCATCACAAAAAAAGCAGCGCTAATAACAACGCAGAAAGGGATATTCAGAATTACCTCTCCAGAAATAATAAAAGCACTCGAATGGATAAAAAACCAAACAGCCGAAACCAACATAGAAGAAATTGACCTATCAGAAAAATACAACCTAACAAAAAATGACTGGGAAGATTTTCTAATAGCAACATTTCCTCACTCAATAAGAAAACCAAGTTATTTCAGCGGAGCGACATTCATCACCGAAGAAAAAAGCTCATTATTCTATTGCAAGGAAATAATAACTTCGGAAACCCGATGCAAGATCACGTATCTCACAGCAGCTCAAGACACATCACAACAAAAATGTGAGAAACGATATTTTGTAATATCAGCACTCAACTACAACTATTCCGACCTGAAGAAAAAATTCTTCAGCCTCGCATCTTCAAACCCCGACAGTGCCATATCAGTAATATATTCTAACGGAGAGTCAATTTACATCAGCGCACCATTCATACCTAGCATTGGAAACCCATGTCACTTTTGCCTCATAGACAAAATAATCGCATTCGAAAAAAACTCACCGAGAGGCGGTTGGAGCAAGCTACTCAATCACTTTATAAAGCAGCATGAACCCATACCTCTTAGGAGATTTACTGCATACCAAAGAGCCTTAACATCCGGAGCCATTGCAAAAAAAATAAATCTACACACGCAAGGCTCATTAACTTTCAGAACTCAAGACTGCAACCTACCAAATTTAGCGATAAACCTCCACTCAGGTGAATCAAGCGAAGAAACAATACCTCACTGGACAATGTGTGATTGTCTAAGGACACCATAA